The Candidatus Bipolaricaulota bacterium genome includes the window CCTATAATTATTACGGTAAACGGAACCGGTATACGGAGGTAAATATGGCCACGCTGACGGAACGGCTTGAGTTGCGACTTCCCCCGGAGCTCATGCGGTTGCTCCGGCAGGAGGCCCAACGACAGGGGGTTTCGGTGGCGCAACTCGTGCGGGAGGCCATCGAATCCTCACTTATAGGAGACCGGCAGGCCCGGATTCAGGCGGCTGAGGAGTTGTTCCAGGTAGAAGCTCCCGTCTCCGAATGGCCGAAAATGAAGAAAGAGATAGAGGAAGCTCACCTCGGGCTCAATAAGTCATGAAGCCGGTCTTCATCGACACGAA containing:
- a CDS encoding ribbon-helix-helix protein, CopG family yields the protein MATLTERLELRLPPELMRLLRQEAQRQGVSVAQLVREAIESSLIGDRQARIQAAEELFQVEAPVSEWPKMKKEIEEAHLGLNKS